Proteins encoded in a region of the Triplophysa dalaica isolate WHDGS20190420 chromosome 10, ASM1584641v1, whole genome shotgun sequence genome:
- the LOC130430719 gene encoding uncharacterized protein LOC130430719 isoform X1 — MRKLHAFSFKDSFKDRIYSKVLVVYRSHFSLGMYRLCSVFLLFVTASIGSAPDLEPLHVHLKPTKDIKVCEGGSVQMNCTWNVPENGSMSDKVSWHFSNITEKDECNSRTISKEISFFNNKTYNLSVLNKSSIRTDESGWYFCKVTRDIPLLINNCSNGLHVLVEANPIQYNPELNSTSGLNQTSTQDQTTTVSTICSSSAETPKSSKLFFGQWWIWVAVAVGFSVIIVSVIAKCTLSYRTKEVIYENTIPRKARCGRRDQSQIDGCNLPPSKKVETIKPLRKYDTLSQNRIRNQY; from the exons ATGAGGAAGCTTCATGCATTCTCATTTAAAGACTCCTTTAAAG ACAGGATTTACAGCAAGGTATTGGTTGTTTACCGATCACACTTTTCTTTAGGCATGTATCGGCTGTGCAGTGTCTTTTTGCTCTTTGTCACAG CCTCAATCGGGAGTGCACCTGACTTGGAACCTTTACACGTCCATCTGAAAccaacaaaagacattaaagtTTGTGAAGGGGGTTCAGTCCAAATGAACTGCACTTGGAATGTACCTGAAAATGGGAGCATGTCTGATAAAGTGAGCTGGCACTTTAGTAACATCACAGAAAAAGATGAATGTAACTCACGCACGATATCCAAAGAAATATCCTTCTTCAATAACAAGACTTACAATTTGTCCGTGCTCAACAAATCTTCCATCAGGACTGATGAGAGTGGATGGTACTTCTGCAAAGTTACCAGAGACATTCCTTTACTCATAAACAATTGCAGTAATGGACTTCATGTTCTGGTTG AAGCAAACCCTATCCAGTATAACCCTGAACTCAACAGCACCTCGGGTCTGAATCAGACTTCAACTCAAGACCAGACTACCACTGTATCCACAATATGTTCTTCCAGTG CTGAAACTCCCAAATCATCGAAACTTTTCTTTGGTCAGTGGTGGATATGGGTAGCAGTGGCTGTCGGATTTTCTGTAATAATAGTGTCCGTTATCGCCAAATGTACGTTATCGTACAGAACTAAAG AGGTCATTTATGAAAATACCATACCGAGAAAAGCACGCTGCGGGAGACGGGATCAGAGTCAGATAGACGGATGCAACCTCCCCCCGTCCAAAAAAGTAGAAACTATTAAACCGCTGAGGAAATATGACACGCTTTCACAAAACAGAATCCGCAATCAATATTGA
- the p3h2 gene encoding prolyl 3-hydroxylase 2 isoform X2 codes for MENKLGQPDKAASAAHTYFQANPEHVEMGEDLEQYKAIQGVKEEHLIDREARPHQKAFFAGVKLYDEGNYDGAVTIFEEALKEYYRADVECQALCEGPHHFQEQDHVLYRYSLNELISDHYTQVLHCEHECVRDLSTRPGRLSPMENYLPLHYDYLQFAYFQMGRTDDALACALTYLLFHEGDEFMTENVEYYREILEHDGQPRKEAEQYLRRHKQESDLLLIGGDNLGVPYIEGNYWSSTGGREDANRIPSGTDGWMDYVPISAKKNSTAAIAQDLRDGGPLLYENVRLVLNSQALNGSQRVVLDDVITDDECSELSHLAHSVTAAGDGYKGKMSPHTPNEKFEGATVLKTLKYGYEGRVPLKSARLFYDVSEKARSIIESYFMLNSTLHFSYTHLVCRTAISGQQEYRNDLSHPIHADNCLLDPEANECWKEPPAYTYRDYSALLYLNGDFDGGEFIFTEMDAKTVTASVKPRCGRLVGFSSGGENPHGVRAVTRGQRCAVALWFTLDPLYRELERLQADEVIQTLDNQHMLDHGLHINPKDEL; via the exons CTTGGACAGCCGGATAAAGCTGCATCCGCCGCTCACACGTATTTCCAGGCCAACCCTGAGCATGTTGAGATGGGCGAAGACTTGGAGCAATACAAAGCCATACAGGGCGTAAAAGAGGAACATTTAATTGACCGGGAAGCTCGTCCGCATCAG AAAGCCTTCTTTGCTGGAGTAAAGCTCTACGATGAAGGAAACTACGATGGGGCGGTGACCATTTTCGAAGAGGCTTTAAAAGAGTATTACCGCGCCGATGTGGAGTGTCAGGCCCTCTGCGAAGGGCCACATCACTTTCAGGAACAGGATCATGTTTTGTACAGATACAGCCTCAACGAGTTGATCTCAG ATCATTACACGCAGGTCCTTCACTGTGAGCACGAGTGTGTCAGAGACCTGTCCACTCGCCCCGGTCGCCTGTCCCCGATGGAGAACTACCTGCCCCTGCATTATGACTACCTCCAGTTTGCCTATTTCCAAA tGGGGAGGACTGATGATGCTTTGGCGTGTGCACTCACATACCTGTTGTTCCATGAAGGGGACGAGTTCATGACTGAGAATGTGGAATATTACAGGGAGATACTGGAACATGATGGCCAACCTCGAAAG GAAGCTGAACAGTACCTGAGGCGACACAAACAGGAATCAGACCTGCTTCTGATTGGCGGCGACAACCTCGGTGTGCCCTACATTGAAGGG AACTACTGGAGCAGCACAGGGGGTCGAGAAGATGCTAACAG GATTCCTTCAGGTACAGATGGCTGGATGGACTATGTGCCGATTTCAGCAAAGAAGAACAGTACGGCAGCTATAGCACAAGACCTTAGAGATG GGGGTCCACTGCTGTATGAGAACGTGAGGCTCGTGCTGAACTCTCAAGCTTTGAATGGATCACAGAGGGTGGTtcttgatgatgtcatcactgaTGACGAGTGCTCTGAGCTCAGTCATCTGGCACAC AGTGTCACCGCAGCAGGTGACGGCTACAAGGGGAAAATGTCTCCCCACACACCCAATGAGAAATTTGAAGGAGCAACTGTATTGAAAACGTTAAAG TATGGATATGAGGGACGTGTACCTTTAAAAAGTGCTCGCCTCTTTTATGACGTCAGCGAGAAGGCCAGGAGTATCATCGAGTCATACTTCATGCTCAATTCCACTCTGCATTTCTCATACACACATCTGGTGTGTAGGACGGCCATATCTG GGCAACAGGAATACAGGAACGACCTCAGCCACCCAATACATGCTGATAACTGTCTTTTAGACCCAGAGGCCAATGAGTGCTGGAAGGAGCCGCCCGCTTATACCTATCGAGACTACAG TGCTCTGCTCTACCTGAATGGAGATTTTGATGGCGGAGAATTCATTTTTACGGAAATGGATGCCAAAACTGTCACT GCCTCGGTTAAGCCGAGGTGCGGGAGGTTGGTCGGGTTCTCATCAGGCGGAGAGAATCCGCATGGCGTGCGTGCCGTCACTAGGGGGCAGCGATGTGCTGTGGCACTCTGGTTCACTTTAGACCCTCTCTACAGGGAGCTG GAGAGGCTTCAAGCGGACGAGGTGATTCAGACTCTTGATAACCAGCACATGTTGGATCACGGCCTGCATATAAACCCAAAAGACGAGTTATAG
- the LOC130430719 gene encoding uncharacterized protein LOC130430719 isoform X3, with the protein MRKLHAFSFKDSFKDRIYSKVLVVYRSHFSLGMYRLCSVFLLFVTASIGSAPDLEPLHVHLKPTKDIKVCEGGSVQMNCTWNVPENGSMSDKVSWHFSNITEKDECNSRTISKEISFFNNKTYNLSVLNKSSIRTDESGWYFCKVTRDIPLLINNCSNGLHVLVEANPIQYNPELNSTSGLNQTSTQDQTTTVSTICSSSAETPKSSKLFFGQWWIWVAVAVGFSVIIVSVIAKCTLSYRTKV; encoded by the exons ATGAGGAAGCTTCATGCATTCTCATTTAAAGACTCCTTTAAAG ACAGGATTTACAGCAAGGTATTGGTTGTTTACCGATCACACTTTTCTTTAGGCATGTATCGGCTGTGCAGTGTCTTTTTGCTCTTTGTCACAG CCTCAATCGGGAGTGCACCTGACTTGGAACCTTTACACGTCCATCTGAAAccaacaaaagacattaaagtTTGTGAAGGGGGTTCAGTCCAAATGAACTGCACTTGGAATGTACCTGAAAATGGGAGCATGTCTGATAAAGTGAGCTGGCACTTTAGTAACATCACAGAAAAAGATGAATGTAACTCACGCACGATATCCAAAGAAATATCCTTCTTCAATAACAAGACTTACAATTTGTCCGTGCTCAACAAATCTTCCATCAGGACTGATGAGAGTGGATGGTACTTCTGCAAAGTTACCAGAGACATTCCTTTACTCATAAACAATTGCAGTAATGGACTTCATGTTCTGGTTG AAGCAAACCCTATCCAGTATAACCCTGAACTCAACAGCACCTCGGGTCTGAATCAGACTTCAACTCAAGACCAGACTACCACTGTATCCACAATATGTTCTTCCAGTG CTGAAACTCCCAAATCATCGAAACTTTTCTTTGGTCAGTGGTGGATATGGGTAGCAGTGGCTGTCGGATTTTCTGTAATAATAGTGTCCGTTATCGCCAAATGTACGTTATCGTACAGAACTAAAG TTTAG
- the LOC130430719 gene encoding uncharacterized protein LOC130430719 isoform X2: MRKLHAFSFKDSFKGMYRLCSVFLLFVTASIGSAPDLEPLHVHLKPTKDIKVCEGGSVQMNCTWNVPENGSMSDKVSWHFSNITEKDECNSRTISKEISFFNNKTYNLSVLNKSSIRTDESGWYFCKVTRDIPLLINNCSNGLHVLVEANPIQYNPELNSTSGLNQTSTQDQTTTVSTICSSSAETPKSSKLFFGQWWIWVAVAVGFSVIIVSVIAKCTLSYRTKEVIYENTIPRKARCGRRDQSQIDGCNLPPSKKVETIKPLRKYDTLSQNRIRNQY, from the exons ATGAGGAAGCTTCATGCATTCTCATTTAAAGACTCCTTTAAAG GCATGTATCGGCTGTGCAGTGTCTTTTTGCTCTTTGTCACAG CCTCAATCGGGAGTGCACCTGACTTGGAACCTTTACACGTCCATCTGAAAccaacaaaagacattaaagtTTGTGAAGGGGGTTCAGTCCAAATGAACTGCACTTGGAATGTACCTGAAAATGGGAGCATGTCTGATAAAGTGAGCTGGCACTTTAGTAACATCACAGAAAAAGATGAATGTAACTCACGCACGATATCCAAAGAAATATCCTTCTTCAATAACAAGACTTACAATTTGTCCGTGCTCAACAAATCTTCCATCAGGACTGATGAGAGTGGATGGTACTTCTGCAAAGTTACCAGAGACATTCCTTTACTCATAAACAATTGCAGTAATGGACTTCATGTTCTGGTTG AAGCAAACCCTATCCAGTATAACCCTGAACTCAACAGCACCTCGGGTCTGAATCAGACTTCAACTCAAGACCAGACTACCACTGTATCCACAATATGTTCTTCCAGTG CTGAAACTCCCAAATCATCGAAACTTTTCTTTGGTCAGTGGTGGATATGGGTAGCAGTGGCTGTCGGATTTTCTGTAATAATAGTGTCCGTTATCGCCAAATGTACGTTATCGTACAGAACTAAAG AGGTCATTTATGAAAATACCATACCGAGAAAAGCACGCTGCGGGAGACGGGATCAGAGTCAGATAGACGGATGCAACCTCCCCCCGTCCAAAAAAGTAGAAACTATTAAACCGCTGAGGAAATATGACACGCTTTCACAAAACAGAATCCGCAATCAATATTGA